In Capillimicrobium parvum, a genomic segment contains:
- the fliS gene encoding flagellar export chaperone FliS — MNPYAASTAAYQEQAVMTATPGQLVVMLYDGAIRFLRQADAAMGEQAVAHSHDRLNRAEAIIDELLSTLDMSHGAIPENLEGIYVFWKKLLWEVRLERDREKLAVLIRQVANLREAWAQIAQSA, encoded by the coding sequence GTGAACCCCTACGCCGCCTCGACCGCCGCCTACCAGGAGCAGGCGGTCATGACCGCCACTCCCGGGCAGCTCGTCGTGATGCTGTACGACGGCGCCATCCGCTTCCTGCGTCAGGCCGACGCCGCCATGGGCGAGCAGGCCGTGGCCCACTCCCACGACCGCCTGAACCGCGCCGAGGCGATCATCGACGAGCTGCTGTCGACGCTCGACATGAGCCACGGCGCGATCCCCGAGAACCTCGAGGGCATCTACGTCTTCTGGAAGAAGCTGCTGTGGGAGGTGCGCCTCGAGCGCGACCGCGAGAAGCTCGCGGTCCTCATCCGCCAGGTCGCCAACCTCCGCGAGGCATGGGCGCAGATCGCGCAGAGCGCGTAG
- the fliF gene encoding flagellar basal-body MS-ring/collar protein FliF, with product MKLLQTMTMRQKLALAGSALAVIVIAYFLFSLATKPSYSMLSTGLDPAQTGKMTAALDAQGIGYELRNNGTALAVEKTKSAQAQIALADAGLSGSGTTEPWAGFDKQKLGSSSFQQKVAYQRALEAQIAQTVGQVDGVSGAQVQLTMPDDQLFADEAKPATAAVLLSGDSSSLQPGAVRGIANLVASSVQDLKTDNVTITDGSGQLLWPAGDGSAGGAGELSKPAAEARYAAGQEASLNAMLVRMLGPGKAQVQVNADLNVDDTSVERLQYGKKGTPLQQTIENERLRGSAAAGGRGAAGTASNVPGYAGAAGGAGGRSNYTNRKESTDYGVDKTVTHTKVAPGTVQRLNVALVVDKTVPAAEVNQLRAAVASAAGIDQQRGDTLAVSQIAFAAQPAAAPTGFVPSGGMLGYAKYALLGLASLLFLFFLTRHLRRRENEALTDPTWLRQLDAPTPIAQLADGPPPSLVPAGNPRRRQIEEVVAKEPERVAAAVRGWMNEDDQG from the coding sequence ATGAAGCTCCTGCAGACGATGACCATGCGCCAGAAGCTGGCGCTCGCGGGCTCCGCCCTCGCCGTGATCGTCATCGCCTACTTCCTGTTCAGCCTCGCCACCAAGCCGAGCTACTCGATGCTCTCCACGGGCCTGGACCCGGCGCAGACCGGCAAGATGACCGCGGCGCTCGACGCCCAGGGCATCGGCTACGAGCTGCGCAACAACGGGACGGCGCTCGCGGTCGAGAAGACGAAGAGCGCCCAGGCGCAGATCGCACTGGCGGACGCCGGCCTCAGCGGCAGCGGCACCACCGAGCCGTGGGCGGGCTTCGACAAGCAGAAGCTCGGCTCGTCCTCCTTCCAGCAGAAGGTCGCGTACCAGCGCGCGCTCGAAGCGCAGATCGCGCAGACCGTCGGCCAGGTCGACGGCGTCTCCGGCGCGCAGGTTCAGCTGACGATGCCCGACGACCAGCTCTTCGCCGACGAGGCCAAGCCGGCGACCGCGGCCGTCCTGCTCAGCGGCGACTCGAGCTCGCTGCAGCCGGGCGCGGTGCGCGGCATCGCGAACCTCGTCGCCTCGAGCGTCCAGGACCTGAAGACCGACAACGTCACGATCACCGACGGCTCCGGCCAGCTGCTGTGGCCCGCGGGCGACGGCTCCGCCGGCGGCGCGGGCGAGCTGTCCAAGCCCGCCGCCGAGGCCCGGTACGCGGCCGGCCAGGAGGCGTCGCTGAACGCGATGCTCGTCCGCATGCTCGGGCCCGGCAAGGCCCAGGTGCAGGTCAACGCCGACCTGAACGTCGACGACACGTCGGTCGAGAGGCTCCAGTACGGCAAGAAGGGGACGCCGCTGCAGCAGACGATCGAGAACGAGCGCCTGCGCGGCAGCGCCGCGGCGGGCGGCCGCGGCGCGGCGGGCACCGCCTCCAACGTGCCCGGCTACGCCGGCGCGGCGGGCGGCGCCGGCGGCCGCTCCAACTACACGAACAGGAAGGAGTCGACCGACTACGGCGTCGACAAGACGGTCACGCACACGAAGGTCGCTCCCGGCACGGTGCAGCGGCTGAACGTCGCCCTGGTGGTCGACAAGACGGTTCCCGCCGCCGAGGTCAACCAGCTGCGCGCGGCGGTCGCCAGTGCCGCCGGCATCGACCAGCAGCGCGGCGACACGCTGGCCGTCAGCCAGATCGCGTTCGCGGCGCAGCCCGCGGCGGCGCCGACCGGGTTCGTGCCGTCCGGCGGCATGCTCGGCTACGCGAAGTACGCGCTGCTCGGCCTCGCCTCCCTGCTGTTCCTGTTCTTCCTCACCCGCCACCTGCGCCGCCGTGAGAACGAGGCGCTGACCGACCCGACGTGGCTGCGCCAGCTCGACGCACCGACGCCGATCGCGCAGCTCGCCGACGGCCCGCCGCCGTCGCTCGTGCCGGCCGGCAACCCGCGCCGCCGGCAGATCGAGGAGGTCGTGGCCAAGGAGCCCGAGCGCGTCGCCGCCGCCGTGCGGGGCTGGATGAACGAGGACGACCAGGGATGA
- a CDS encoding flagellar basal body rod protein FlgB produces MDLFDPTQNLLGAAMRGAAARQTALAQNLANANTPGYQRVDVDFHSMLEQASGTGDAETVGFTAEVDGAARMRLDGSTVDVDREAAELAANGLEYQALVSVAQGRIGIIQSALGVR; encoded by the coding sequence ATGGATCTCTTCGACCCGACCCAGAACCTCCTCGGCGCCGCCATGCGCGGCGCGGCCGCGCGGCAGACCGCGCTGGCCCAGAACCTCGCCAACGCGAACACCCCCGGCTACCAGCGCGTCGACGTCGACTTCCACAGCATGTTGGAGCAGGCCTCCGGCACGGGGGACGCCGAGACGGTCGGCTTCACCGCCGAGGTCGACGGCGCCGCCCGGATGCGCCTCGACGGCAGCACCGTCGACGTCGACCGGGAGGCCGCCGAGCTCGCCGCCAACGGGCTCGAGTACCAGGCGCTCGTCTCGGTCGCCCAGGGCCGCATCGGGATCATCCAGTCCGCGCTCGGGGTTCGCTGA
- a CDS encoding cytochrome c biogenesis protein DipZ codes for MVLLVAFAFLAGAATALSPCVLPVLPVALAAGVTGGRRRPLGVVVGLAAAFAFATVALVYAIDALGLPDDLVRTLAIAVLLGFGVVLMVPPLAARVEAAIGRIVPSPEGGAHAEGGFGSGVIVGAGLGLVYAPCAGPILAGVITVSAAQPFTAGRLAVALAYAAGSAVVLYVLMLGGRRLTRRLARRSGALQMGAGAVMVVVAVLMLADYDVRFQNAIADDLPAFVVNPTRSLESSRAVHDRLADLHPARRGIGTAAAHPSALTRAGGIHGKVLPVLGTAPEFLGTQRWFNTPGDRPLTLRELRGRVVLVDFWTYTCINCIRTLPFLKAWDARYRSEGLTIVGVHTPEFPFERDAGNVRDAIGRNGLRYPVAQDNEYATWNAYGNEYWPATYLIDARGRVRYVHFGEGDDDQTEQAIRDLLAEAGDRPGAHAPPVKAEGVSRQITTPESYLGSARFASGRLTDGVQDFAEAAAGPAPNGIAYDGTWEIAPEAATAVRDAKLSLDFGAQRVFLVLGSEDRRPRPVRVLLDGRPIPPGLAGPDVHGGAAIVDRQRLYRLVDLPRAGHHVLTLEVAPGVSGYAFTFG; via the coding sequence ATGGTGCTGCTCGTGGCGTTCGCGTTCCTGGCCGGTGCCGCCACCGCGCTGTCGCCCTGCGTGCTGCCCGTGCTCCCCGTCGCGCTGGCGGCGGGGGTGACGGGCGGGCGGCGGCGGCCGCTCGGCGTCGTCGTCGGGCTCGCGGCGGCGTTCGCCTTCGCGACGGTCGCCCTCGTCTACGCCATCGACGCCCTCGGCCTGCCCGACGACCTCGTGCGCACGCTGGCGATCGCCGTCCTGCTCGGCTTCGGCGTCGTGCTGATGGTGCCGCCGCTCGCGGCTCGCGTGGAGGCGGCCATCGGGCGGATCGTCCCGTCGCCGGAGGGCGGCGCGCACGCCGAGGGCGGCTTCGGCTCGGGCGTGATCGTGGGCGCGGGCCTCGGGCTCGTCTACGCGCCGTGCGCCGGACCGATCCTCGCGGGCGTCATCACCGTGTCGGCCGCCCAGCCCTTCACGGCGGGGCGGCTCGCCGTCGCGCTCGCGTACGCCGCGGGCAGCGCGGTCGTGCTCTACGTCCTCATGCTCGGCGGGCGGCGGCTGACCCGCCGGCTCGCGCGCCGCTCGGGGGCGCTGCAGATGGGCGCGGGCGCCGTGATGGTCGTCGTCGCCGTGTTGATGCTCGCCGACTACGACGTGCGCTTCCAGAACGCGATCGCCGACGACCTGCCGGCGTTCGTCGTCAACCCGACGCGCTCGCTCGAGAGCAGCCGGGCCGTCCACGACCGTCTGGCGGACCTCCACCCGGCGCGGCGCGGGATCGGAACCGCCGCCGCCCACCCGTCCGCGCTCACCCGGGCGGGCGGCATCCACGGGAAGGTCCTCCCGGTCCTCGGCACCGCGCCGGAGTTCCTCGGGACCCAGCGCTGGTTCAACACCCCGGGCGACCGGCCCCTGACGCTGCGCGAGCTGCGCGGCCGCGTCGTGCTCGTCGACTTCTGGACCTACACGTGCATCAACTGCATCCGCACGCTGCCGTTCCTGAAGGCCTGGGACGCGCGCTACCGCTCCGAGGGGCTGACCATCGTCGGCGTCCACACGCCGGAGTTCCCGTTCGAGCGCGATGCCGGCAACGTCCGCGACGCGATCGGCCGCAACGGGCTGCGCTATCCGGTCGCGCAGGACAACGAGTACGCGACCTGGAACGCGTACGGCAACGAGTACTGGCCGGCGACGTACCTGATCGACGCGCGCGGCCGGGTGCGCTACGTGCACTTCGGCGAGGGCGACGACGACCAGACCGAGCAGGCGATCCGCGACCTCCTCGCCGAGGCGGGCGACCGCCCGGGCGCCCACGCCCCGCCCGTGAAGGCCGAGGGCGTCTCGCGGCAGATCACGACGCCCGAGAGCTACCTCGGCTCCGCGCGCTTCGCGAGCGGGCGGCTGACCGACGGCGTCCAGGACTTCGCGGAGGCCGCCGCCGGCCCGGCCCCGAACGGCATCGCGTACGACGGCACGTGGGAGATCGCCCCGGAGGCGGCGACGGCGGTCCGCGACGCGAAGCTCAGCCTCGACTTCGGCGCGCAGCGGGTGTTCCTCGTCCTCGGCTCCGAGGACCGCCGCCCCCGGCCGGTCCGCGTGCTGCTCGACGGGCGGCCGATCCCGCCCGGACTGGCCGGGCCCGACGTGCACGGCGGCGCCGCGATCGTCGACCGCCAGCGGCTCTACCGGCTCGTGGACCTGCCCCGCGCTGGCCACCACGTGTTGACGCTCGAGGTCGCGCCCGGGGTCTCGGGCTACGCGTTCACGTTCGGCTGA
- the fliD gene encoding flagellar filament capping protein FliD, which produces MAGLQLGGLVSGMDTDTIVAQLLSIERAPAARWGHDKVAAQTRQSALRDVETRLKNLKTAADDLGSTLSWTPMQTVDSGDPAKLGVRMTGGAAPGGFSVKVTQMATSAQQTFVWTPQPTASAIDIGGVSVNIDPDSDIDQAASAINSNSQLGVFAINVGNGKLVLSSRTTGTSSDFTATGAALGAPVSTRPGQNAKVNINGIDQPDQQSNVIGGLIPGVELTLKGLSDGTVVNVSNPGVDRTALTAKMKAFVSAYNDVVDFVSSKTSEKRVTNPSSSSEAALGALYGDSGLKGILSNLRTSVGSPVAGMGAGFSLLSSIGISTGATTGADATNADSVKGRLTFDEPAFNAALDKDSLSVQKLLGGVAGTEGFSQSFKKLLDPLVTTNGILDQRIDGAGKEVTRIADKVTRLDDRLTAKEALLRRQFTAMESAMQRSQAQMTDLAARLGTN; this is translated from the coding sequence ATGGCCGGCCTGCAGCTCGGAGGGCTCGTCTCCGGGATGGACACCGACACGATCGTCGCGCAGCTGCTGTCGATCGAGCGCGCGCCCGCCGCGCGCTGGGGCCACGACAAGGTCGCCGCCCAGACGCGCCAGTCCGCGCTGCGCGACGTCGAGACGCGCCTGAAGAACCTCAAGACCGCCGCCGACGACCTCGGCTCGACGCTGTCGTGGACGCCGATGCAGACCGTCGACTCGGGCGACCCCGCGAAGCTGGGCGTGCGCATGACCGGCGGCGCCGCACCCGGCGGCTTCAGCGTCAAGGTCACGCAGATGGCGACGTCCGCGCAGCAGACGTTCGTGTGGACGCCGCAGCCCACGGCGAGCGCCATCGACATCGGCGGCGTGAGCGTGAACATCGACCCGGACTCGGACATCGATCAAGCCGCGTCGGCGATCAACTCGAACTCCCAGCTCGGCGTCTTCGCCATCAACGTCGGCAACGGCAAGCTCGTGCTGTCCAGCCGGACGACGGGGACGAGCAGCGACTTCACGGCGACCGGCGCCGCGCTCGGCGCGCCGGTGTCGACCCGCCCGGGCCAGAACGCCAAGGTCAACATCAACGGAATCGACCAGCCCGACCAGCAGTCCAACGTCATCGGCGGGCTCATCCCGGGCGTCGAGCTGACGCTCAAGGGTCTCAGCGACGGCACGGTCGTCAACGTCTCGAACCCGGGGGTCGATCGAACGGCGCTGACCGCGAAGATGAAGGCGTTCGTCAGCGCCTACAACGACGTCGTCGACTTCGTCTCGTCCAAGACGAGCGAGAAGCGCGTGACCAACCCGTCCAGCAGCAGCGAGGCGGCCCTGGGCGCGCTGTACGGCGACTCCGGCCTGAAGGGCATCCTCAGCAACCTGCGCACGTCGGTCGGCTCGCCCGTGGCGGGCATGGGCGCCGGGTTCTCCCTGCTGTCCTCGATCGGCATCTCGACCGGCGCGACGACGGGCGCCGACGCGACGAACGCCGACTCGGTCAAGGGCCGCCTGACGTTCGACGAGCCCGCGTTCAACGCCGCGCTCGACAAGGACTCGCTGTCCGTACAGAAGCTGCTCGGCGGCGTCGCCGGCACCGAGGGCTTCAGCCAGTCGTTCAAGAAGCTCCTCGACCCGCTCGTCACGACGAACGGCATCCTCGACCAGCGCATCGACGGCGCCGGCAAGGAGGTCACGCGCATCGCCGACAAGGTGACGCGCCTCGACGACCGCCTCACCGCCAAGGAGGCGCTGCTGCGCAGGCAGTTCACCGCGATGGAGTCGGCGATGCAGCGCAGCCAGGCGCAGATGACGGACCTTGCGGCCCGGCTCGGCACCAATTAG
- a CDS encoding FliH/SctL family protein: MPEFTYAPLEAPADLAVTAAQRTREAHDVLALARQEAGAIRAQAHAEGFEAGRQEAVAAAAPAAEALAAAARALAAETDALAERTEIAAVELALRIAEQALGAALAAEPARVLDVVRGALRRLVERERVLLLVNPGDLDLVRDRVGALVGELGGIEHCEVQAERRVPRGGAVVRTEEGEVDATLATKLQRAREVLEHELSAA, translated from the coding sequence ATGCCGGAGTTCACGTACGCCCCGCTCGAGGCCCCCGCCGACCTGGCCGTCACCGCCGCCCAGCGCACGCGCGAGGCCCATGACGTCCTCGCGCTCGCCCGGCAGGAGGCCGGCGCGATCCGTGCGCAGGCGCACGCCGAGGGCTTCGAGGCCGGCCGCCAGGAGGCCGTCGCCGCGGCCGCGCCCGCCGCCGAGGCGCTGGCGGCGGCCGCCCGCGCTCTCGCCGCCGAGACGGACGCCCTCGCCGAGCGCACGGAGATCGCCGCCGTGGAGCTCGCCCTGCGGATCGCCGAGCAGGCGCTGGGGGCCGCGCTCGCCGCCGAGCCCGCCCGCGTCCTCGACGTCGTGCGCGGCGCGCTGCGCCGCCTCGTCGAGCGCGAGCGCGTCCTGCTGCTCGTCAACCCCGGCGATCTCGATCTCGTCCGCGACCGCGTCGGCGCACTCGTCGGCGAGCTCGGCGGCATCGAGCACTGCGAGGTCCAGGCCGAGCGGCGCGTCCCGCGCGGCGGCGCCGTCGTGCGCACCGAGGAGGGCGAGGTGGACGCGACGCTCGCCACGAAGCTGCAGCGCGCGCGCGAGGTGCTCGAGCATGAGCTCAGCGCCGCCTGA
- a CDS encoding flagellar hook-basal body complex protein FliE, which translates to MSPIPIDPSMVTSGAEWSVPKLDAAPQAAEAGGADFAGMLSQQIGQLQALQDQAASASQALATGRATDPTAVVMAVEKAQLAMQMASTVRTKAVEAINDVLHTTV; encoded by the coding sequence ATGAGCCCCATCCCGATCGATCCGAGCATGGTCACCAGCGGCGCCGAGTGGTCGGTGCCGAAGCTCGACGCGGCGCCGCAGGCCGCCGAGGCCGGCGGGGCGGACTTCGCCGGCATGCTCTCCCAGCAGATCGGCCAGCTGCAGGCGCTGCAGGACCAGGCCGCGTCCGCCTCCCAGGCCCTGGCCACCGGACGGGCGACCGACCCGACCGCCGTCGTCATGGCGGTCGAGAAGGCCCAGCTCGCCATGCAGATGGCCTCGACCGTCCGGACGAAGGCCGTCGAGGCGATCAACGACGTCCTGCACACCACGGTCTAG
- a CDS encoding glycosyltransferase: MALRLTDPVGPSAASSTPSAPVAAPAVLLFARAQRLIATGDLPGYRRLFAEAAEIEDVHRRYEARMRLLEAGLGVKGRTPAAVGPAFAAVADAALRLLDAEPREPAVVNVAGIALYELGELTAAERLFAAAGRLDPELPHTQANLAEIARRRSAGLDGPLPLPSGVRARLKDLRDRGRRAADRARPATGLTLSLCMIVKDEEAMLGQCLAAVRDHVDEIVVVDTGSTDRTIEIAREFGATVLEREWIGDFSAARNVSFDAAAGDWLLFLDADEVLVDGDGPRLRELCGRTWREAFYVTETNHTGNLEDGTAVTHNALRLFRNRPEYRFEGRIHEQIAHRLPGFLPERFESTNVRIEHYGYLGAVRDAKEKSRRNIELLERQVAEGLDSPFLHFNLGSEHAAAGDSEAALAAFTKAWDMVRDDPAKTAYGFLPSLSSRLIKAMRLCGQDAAALARGEEVLAFLPGFTDVVFEQALAARALGDGDRAAELLETCLEWGDAPSGYSATVGCGTFLALSALGDLRREQGRLDDAEPLLHRALVEHPRFLGTVDPLAATMLARCADPATVVTTVHGAFDHVTPAARFMLALALYEAKAVQEAEVELRAVLDAQPDAAVPRLALAEALLSQRRYAEAADEALMVDAAAACAADAARSAAFARLAAGDATGAARVLDHARTVGLPAGEVALLDAWRAGLAGEAGSGPAPLPAAATEPLMTMLEALLRVTDVDAFATLVGLVDALPLADRERRERLARLYLRRGFLESAADEWIAVVREGPADADALAGLGWVAVGRALPEDALLFAQEALSLDPGHPAALRILERVHG; the protein is encoded by the coding sequence ATGGCACTCCGCCTCACCGATCCCGTCGGTCCGTCCGCCGCCTCGTCCACGCCGTCCGCGCCCGTCGCCGCGCCGGCGGTCCTGCTCTTCGCCCGCGCACAGCGCCTGATCGCCACCGGCGACCTGCCGGGCTACCGGCGCCTGTTCGCCGAGGCCGCCGAGATCGAGGACGTCCACCGCCGCTACGAGGCGCGCATGCGCCTGCTCGAGGCGGGCCTGGGCGTCAAGGGCCGCACGCCGGCGGCCGTCGGGCCGGCCTTCGCCGCGGTCGCCGACGCCGCGCTGCGCCTCCTCGACGCCGAGCCGCGCGAGCCGGCGGTCGTCAACGTCGCGGGCATCGCCCTCTACGAGCTGGGCGAGCTCACCGCCGCCGAGCGGCTCTTCGCCGCCGCCGGCCGCCTCGACCCCGAGCTGCCGCACACCCAGGCCAACCTCGCCGAGATCGCGCGCCGCCGTTCCGCGGGCCTCGACGGTCCGCTGCCCCTGCCCTCCGGCGTGCGCGCGCGTCTGAAGGACCTGCGCGACCGCGGCCGGCGCGCCGCCGACCGCGCCCGGCCCGCCACCGGGTTGACGCTCTCGCTGTGCATGATCGTCAAGGACGAGGAGGCGATGCTCGGCCAGTGCCTCGCCGCCGTGCGCGACCACGTCGACGAGATCGTCGTCGTCGACACCGGCTCGACCGACCGCACGATCGAGATCGCCCGTGAGTTCGGCGCGACCGTCCTCGAGCGCGAGTGGATCGGCGACTTCTCGGCGGCGCGCAACGTCTCCTTCGACGCGGCGGCCGGCGACTGGCTGCTGTTCCTCGATGCCGACGAGGTGCTCGTCGACGGCGACGGCCCGCGGCTGCGCGAGCTGTGCGGGCGCACCTGGCGCGAGGCGTTCTACGTCACCGAGACCAACCACACCGGCAACCTCGAGGACGGCACCGCGGTCACCCACAACGCGCTGCGCCTGTTCCGCAACCGGCCCGAGTACCGGTTCGAGGGCCGCATCCATGAGCAGATCGCCCACCGGCTGCCGGGCTTCCTGCCCGAGCGCTTCGAGTCCACGAACGTGCGCATCGAGCACTATGGCTACCTCGGCGCCGTCCGCGACGCCAAGGAGAAGTCGCGCCGCAACATCGAGCTGCTCGAGCGGCAGGTCGCCGAGGGGCTCGACTCGCCGTTCCTGCACTTCAACCTCGGGTCCGAGCACGCCGCCGCGGGTGACAGCGAGGCCGCGCTGGCCGCGTTCACCAAGGCGTGGGACATGGTCCGCGACGACCCGGCCAAGACGGCGTACGGCTTCCTGCCGTCGCTGTCCAGCCGCCTGATCAAGGCGATGCGCCTGTGCGGCCAGGACGCCGCGGCGCTCGCGCGCGGCGAGGAGGTCCTCGCGTTCCTGCCCGGCTTCACCGACGTCGTCTTCGAGCAGGCGCTCGCCGCCCGGGCTCTGGGCGACGGCGATCGGGCCGCCGAGCTGCTGGAGACCTGCCTTGAGTGGGGCGACGCTCCGAGCGGGTACTCGGCCACCGTCGGCTGCGGCACCTTCCTCGCGCTGTCCGCCCTGGGCGACCTGCGCCGCGAGCAGGGCCGGCTCGACGACGCCGAGCCGCTGCTGCACCGCGCGCTCGTCGAGCACCCGCGCTTCCTGGGCACCGTCGACCCGCTCGCGGCGACGATGCTCGCTCGCTGTGCCGATCCGGCGACCGTGGTGACCACCGTCCACGGCGCGTTCGACCACGTCACTCCGGCCGCGCGCTTCATGCTCGCGCTCGCGCTCTACGAGGCCAAGGCGGTGCAGGAGGCCGAGGTGGAGCTGCGCGCCGTCCTCGACGCCCAGCCCGACGCCGCCGTCCCGCGCCTGGCGCTCGCCGAGGCGCTGCTCTCGCAGCGGCGCTACGCCGAGGCGGCCGACGAGGCGCTCATGGTCGACGCCGCCGCCGCGTGCGCCGCCGACGCCGCCCGCTCGGCCGCCTTCGCGCGGCTGGCCGCCGGCGACGCGACGGGCGCCGCCCGGGTGCTCGACCACGCGCGCACGGTCGGGCTGCCGGCGGGCGAGGTGGCCCTCCTGGACGCCTGGCGGGCTGGTCTCGCCGGCGAGGCCGGATCCGGCCCCGCGCCGCTGCCGGCCGCCGCGACCGAGCCGCTCATGACGATGCTCGAGGCGCTGCTGCGGGTCACCGACGTCGACGCGTTCGCGACGCTGGTCGGGCTCGTCGACGCGCTCCCGCTGGCCGACCGCGAGCGGCGCGAGCGCCTCGCCCGGCTCTATCTGCGCCGCGGCTTCCTGGAGTCCGCCGCCGACGAGTGGATCGCCGTCGTCCGTGAGGGCCCGGCGGACGCCGACGCGCTCGCCGGGCTCGGCTGGGTCGCGGTCGGCCGGGCGCTGCCCGAGGATGCGCTGCTGTTCGCGCAGGAGGCGCTCAGCCTCGATCCGGGCCACCCCGCGGCGCTGCGCATCCTCGAGCGGGTCCACGGTTGA
- the flgC gene encoding flagellar basal body rod protein FlgC: MGLFDALSISASGLSAERLRMDVTAENLANAQSTQGAGGQPYRRKEVVLQATGGAGGFQAALAGAMGPAGGGSGAVPGGVQVAGIVEDAEPGRRIYDPGHPDADAQGYVTMPNVDSVTEMVDLISESRAYEANVTAMQTAKQMFTKTLDLLR; this comes from the coding sequence ATGGGCCTCTTCGACGCGCTGTCCATCTCCGCCAGCGGCCTCTCGGCCGAGCGGCTGCGCATGGACGTCACGGCCGAGAACCTCGCCAACGCGCAGTCCACCCAGGGCGCCGGCGGCCAGCCGTACCGCCGCAAGGAGGTCGTCCTGCAGGCGACCGGCGGCGCGGGCGGCTTCCAGGCCGCGCTCGCCGGCGCGATGGGGCCGGCCGGGGGAGGGTCCGGCGCGGTGCCCGGCGGCGTCCAGGTCGCCGGCATCGTCGAGGACGCCGAGCCCGGCCGCCGCATCTACGACCCTGGCCATCCCGACGCCGACGCCCAGGGCTACGTGACCATGCCGAACGTCGACTCGGTCACCGAGATGGTCGACCTCATCAGCGAGTCGCGCGCCTACGAGGCGAACGTCACGGCGATGCAGACGGCCAAGCAGATGTTCACCAAGACGCTCGACCTCCTGCGATGA
- the fliG gene encoding flagellar motor switch protein FliG: MSVTAEPPVRGRRKAAVLLIALGPERAAAILEHLDDDEVEEISREMAAIKQVTPETSQSVLDALAEEVTAPAQAVIGGLDYTYEVLEKRFGRQRAQEVVDALSGKLSHKPFDFLRRTPPEQVAAFLQEEAPQTVAIVVASLPSSIAARVLAELPKELQGDVALRIATMSETNPLVVRDLEAALKKKLSAILDQELTAAGGVQSLAEILNQAGRSTERHVIEAMSESDQLLAEEVRQRIFTFDDIVTLTDRDIQVLLRDIDQKDLAIALRGVDPKVRDKLLNNLSSRGAEMLREDMEAMPPQRKALVDEAQSKIVRAARVLDDAGTITIRQSDGGEDEVV; the protein is encoded by the coding sequence ATGAGCGTGACCGCGGAACCGCCGGTCCGCGGCCGGCGCAAGGCCGCGGTCCTGCTGATCGCGCTCGGCCCCGAGCGCGCGGCCGCCATCCTCGAGCACCTCGACGACGACGAGGTCGAGGAGATCTCGCGCGAGATGGCGGCGATCAAGCAGGTCACGCCGGAGACGAGTCAGAGCGTGCTCGACGCGCTGGCCGAGGAGGTCACCGCGCCGGCCCAGGCCGTCATCGGCGGGCTCGACTACACCTACGAGGTCCTCGAGAAGCGCTTCGGCCGCCAGCGCGCCCAGGAGGTCGTCGACGCGCTGAGCGGCAAGCTGTCGCACAAGCCGTTCGACTTCCTGCGCCGCACGCCGCCCGAGCAGGTCGCCGCGTTCCTGCAGGAGGAGGCGCCGCAGACCGTCGCGATCGTCGTCGCGAGCCTGCCGAGCTCCATCGCCGCCCGCGTCCTCGCGGAGCTGCCCAAGGAGCTGCAGGGCGACGTCGCCCTGCGCATCGCGACGATGTCCGAGACCAACCCGCTCGTCGTGCGCGACCTCGAGGCCGCGCTGAAGAAGAAGCTGTCGGCGATCCTCGACCAGGAGCTCACCGCCGCGGGCGGCGTGCAGTCGCTGGCCGAGATCCTCAACCAGGCGGGCCGCTCGACCGAGCGCCACGTCATCGAGGCGATGTCGGAGTCCGACCAGCTCCTCGCCGAGGAGGTGCGCCAGCGGATCTTCACCTTCGACGACATCGTCACGCTCACGGACCGCGACATCCAGGTCCTGCTGCGCGACATCGACCAGAAGGACCTCGCCATCGCGCTGCGCGGGGTCGACCCGAAGGTCCGGGACAAGCTGCTCAACAACCTGTCGTCGCGGGGCGCCGAGATGCTGCGTGAGGACATGGAGGCCATGCCGCCGCAGCGCAAGGCGCTCGTCGACGAGGCCCAGTCGAAGATCGTGCGCGCGGCGCGCGTGCTCGACGACGCGGGCACGATCACCATCCGCCAGTCCGACGGCGGCGAGGACGAGGTCGTGTAG